The Chitinophagales bacterium genome has a segment encoding these proteins:
- a CDS encoding acyltransferase — MPFFNISYNKNRILGLDLMRGIPMLNLIYAHGVLIAKNFVNDKAYIFFAFDGVTLFFVLSGFLVGTILIKTLEKGELGWRNILDFWIRRWMRTLPNYYLVLTFLLILWTLIFKENFFKYINYYFFCQNLWYENPKFFPDSWSLPVEEWFYLFIPLLSFIMVATKKIKPKTAILFLSISTIIISLVFRWIRHSHIPQVDNFESWDLTYRKQVITRLDSIMYGVLIAYFKFYAKSIWEYKKKLLFIIAILLFAFDTYYLYCCSNGYLNLHFGWYTDVLSLSISSIAAMFMIPYLYTIKHKDGWFYKFITFTSIISYSIYLLNLNFVQMIFLPIFMAVAAKLLPRFLEIYFHYIAYWFFTFFFATLLYKFFESKVIDWRDKIDLKVKHQNVLD, encoded by the coding sequence ATGCCATTTTTTAATATTTCGTACAATAAGAATAGAATTTTAGGTTTAGACTTAATGCGTGGTATACCAATGCTAAATCTAATTTATGCACATGGTGTTTTAATTGCAAAAAATTTTGTCAATGATAAAGCATACATTTTTTTTGCATTTGATGGCGTAACGCTTTTTTTTGTTCTAAGTGGATTTCTAGTAGGCACTATCTTAATTAAAACGCTAGAAAAAGGAGAACTTGGTTGGCGTAATATCTTAGATTTTTGGATTAGACGGTGGATGAGGACACTACCAAACTATTATTTAGTACTTACCTTTTTGCTAATATTATGGACATTAATATTTAAAGAAAACTTTTTCAAGTATATCAACTATTATTTTTTCTGTCAGAATTTATGGTATGAAAATCCTAAGTTTTTTCCAGACTCATGGAGTTTACCAGTAGAAGAATGGTTTTATTTATTTATACCTCTTTTATCATTTATAATGGTAGCCACTAAAAAAATAAAACCTAAGACGGCTATTTTATTTTTATCTATATCTACAATAATAATATCATTAGTATTTAGATGGATTAGACATAGTCATATTCCTCAAGTTGATAATTTTGAAAGTTGGGATTTAACTTATAGAAAACAAGTAATTACAAGATTAGATAGTATCATGTATGGTGTGTTAATTGCTTACTTTAAATTTTATGCAAAAAGTATTTGGGAGTACAAGAAGAAATTACTATTTATAATTGCTATTCTACTATTTGCTTTCGATACTTATTATTTATACTGTTGTTCTAATGGATACTTAAACTTACATTTTGGTTGGTATACCGATGTGCTTTCTTTGTCTATATCTTCTATTGCGGCTATGTTTATGATACCTTACTTGTATACCATTAAACATAAAGACGGCTGGTTTTATAAATTTATTACATTTACAAGCATAATATCATATTCTATATATTTATTAAATTTAAATTTTGTACAGATGATATTTCTGCCAATATTCATGGCGGTAGCAGCTAAATTATTACCAAGATTTTTAGAAATATACTTTCATTACATTGCTTATTGGTTTTTTACTTTTTTCTTTGCTACGCTCTTATATAAATTCTTTGAAAGCAAAGTAATTGATTGGCGAGACAAAATAGACTTAAAAGTAAAGCATCAAAATGTATTGGACTAA